In Juglans regia cultivar Chandler chromosome 13, Walnut 2.0, whole genome shotgun sequence, the following proteins share a genomic window:
- the LOC109007913 gene encoding 60S ribosomal protein L36-3-like: protein MAPKQPNTGLFVGLNKGHIVTKKDLAPRPSDRKGKTSKRVHFVRNLIREVAGFAPYEKRITELLKVGKDKRALKVAKRKLGTHKRAKKKREEMSGVLRKMRSGGAGEKKK from the exons ATGGCTCCTAAACAGCCAAATACTGGCCTCTTTGTAGGTTTAAATAAAGGCCATATTGTCACCAAGAAAGATTTGGCTCCTCGACCCTCTGATCGCAAAGGA AAAACAAGTAAAAGAGTCCACTTTGTGAGGAACTTGATCAGGGAAGTTGCTGGATTTGCACCATATGAGAAGAGGATCACCGAGCTTCTAAAAGTTGGTAAGGACAAGCGTGCACTGAAAGTTGCCAAAAGAAAGCTTGGAACCCACAAGAGGGCAAAGAAGAAGCGCGAGGAAATGTCTGGTGTTCTCCGCAAGATGAG GTCTGGTGGAGCTGGAGAAAAGAAGAAGTGA